The Cellulosimicrobium sp. ES-005 genome segment GGGGTCGCGCTCGCGTCGGCGGCGCTCGCGGCCCTGCTCGTCGCCGTCGGGCCGTACCCCGTGTCGCTCATCGGCATGCCGGGGGACACGATGTCGAACCTCGGGCCGCCCACGGCGCCCGTCGTCCTGCACGCGGTCGCCCTCGTCGCCCTCGCGCTCGCCGCCCGAGGACCGCTCGTGCGCTGGGCGGACGGGCGTGGCCGCGCCGTCGTCGCGGGCCTCGCCCGACGGTCGATGACCGTCTACCTGTGGCACCTGACGGCGGTGATCGTCGTCGTCGGGACGGTGCTCGTGGCGCTCGGCCAGCAGCTCCCGCCCCCGGGCAGCGCCGACTGGTGGGCGAGCCGCCCGGTCTGGTTCGGCGCCTTCGCGCTCGTGCTCCTGGGGATCTCCCGCGTGGTGGGTCGCTTCGAGGACGCCCGCCCCGCGCGACGTGCCGGCGCCGCAGGGGCCTCGGGACCCGCGGGGCGCTGACACCGTGCGCGGGCGTCGGCGTCAGCGCGTGGGGTCGGGGATCGAGTAGGGGAGCCGGTGCAGCAGCTCGGCCTGCTCGCGCGCGAGCGCCTGCGCGCGCTGCGCCGTCGCCCAGTCCCGGTCGCGCCGCTCGGCGAGCACCGCCAGGAGGAACGTCTCCGGGTGCGTGCCGGGCGGCGGGCCGGGCGCCACGTACCGCTCGACCTGTCCCGCGAGCTCCTGGCCGAGCCGGGCCCGCGACGCCGGGTGAAGCGTGTTCGACCGCGCCAGGAACTGCCGCGCGGCGAGCGCGAGACCGTCGGGCAGGCGGCGCATGTCGGCGTGGGACGCCCACGCGGCGAGGTACGGCGGCATGACGAGCGGCGCGAGCGTCGGCCGCCCGCCCCGCACCCGGATCGCGTACGTCCCCGCCGCCATGTCGCCGAGGCGCTTGCCCTTGTCGTTCGTCAGCGACGCGACGAGCGCGACGGAGCCGAGCGTCAGCCAGATCTCGCCGATGCCGACCAGCGCGCGCAGGAAGGCGTGCCGGAAGCGGACCGGGCCGCCGTCGTCGCGCACGACCCGGATGCCCAGCGCGAGCTTCCCGAGCGAGCGCCCGCGCGACAGCGTCTCCACGGTCGTCGGGACGACGACCATGACGAGGACGGCGAGCGCGATCCCGATGGCCGGGGCGAAGTCCGGGTCGACCAGCTCGAGCGAGCCCGACGTCGCGAAGAGCAGCGCGAACAGCGCGACGAACAGCGTGAGCATGTCGAGGAAGAGCGCGAGGCCGCGGGTGACGAACGAGGCCGGTCGTGCATCGAGGACCACGCCCTCGCCGATCAGGATGCCGTCCCGCACGCTGCTCCTCGCCCTCGCTCCGTCACGGGTCCGTGC includes the following:
- a CDS encoding RDD family protein: MRDGILIGEGVVLDARPASFVTRGLALFLDMLTLFVALFALLFATSGSLELVDPDFAPAIGIALAVLVMVVVPTTVETLSRGRSLGKLALGIRVVRDDGGPVRFRHAFLRALVGIGEIWLTLGSVALVASLTNDKGKRLGDMAAGTYAIRVRGGRPTLAPLVMPPYLAAWASHADMRRLPDGLALAARQFLARSNTLHPASRARLGQELAGQVERYVAPGPPPGTHPETFLLAVLAERRDRDWATAQRAQALAREQAELLHRLPYSIPDPTR